One Aspergillus oryzae RIB40 DNA, chromosome 2 genomic window carries:
- a CDS encoding uncharacterized protein (predicted protein): protein MSPVDTTPFPIWPRDFVSDLKSAPETLSSWDNCMAKSYCKYVALLFPSSNSISDPDATDGPSSLRSLLVRSLLSPFWRALSIACVAASNVANAVDAVHAAPPAPPSLPTYRGAQVARFDTPPSPAVSKGNEDALPAMPTWDSAVTKRVDDTDHHQDAMEMEPLNLANQRPRRMPSAPRPNGAGYMGPPPVRTGTAVTSSSFYPDDQSAYHARSPGGPSPISPYEQPYGDYSQAYGSQPHYMPIGTAVSPSAEAGPAPYRHPSPAITQTPGMALSTDGARPIPYRQPSPAINQSPINRTMSPANVAPPYRALTPANANPAYRTMSPPTQEPVYRAMSPPSHEAAYHAMPPSHEPAYQAMPPPGSEPTYRAMPPSFNAEPAWNTSPSIPSSPPPPFTSSPAPHETVQDSGRPPTLLQSGRKPVPNSFRDV, encoded by the exons ATGAGTCCGGTGGATACAACGCCATTCCCGATATGGCCGCGCGACTTTGTGAGCGATCTCAAGTCCGCTCCGGAAACATTATCGAGTTGGGATAATTGTATGGCCAAATCGTATTGCAAGTACGTTGCTCTATTGTTTCCTTCTAGTAATTCCATATCTGACCCGGACGCTACAGATGGCCCGTCATCGTTGCGATCATTGTTGGTGCGCTCATTGTTATCTCCATTCTGGCGTGCATTATCAATTGCCTGTGTTGCGGCATCCAATGTTGCAAATGCTGTGGATGCTGTTCATGCTGCT CCACCCGCACCCCCATCTCTGCCTACCTATCGTGGAGCGCAGGTCGCACGGTTTGACACACCCCCGAGCCCTGCAGTCTCCAAGGGCAATGAAGATGCGTTGCCCGCGATGCCCACGTGGGATAGTGCCGTAACGAAGAGGGTCGACGACACTGATCATCACCAGGATGCAATGGAGATGGAACCGTTGAACCTCGCCAACCAAAGACCGCGTCGGATGCCATCCGCACCTCGACCGAACGGAGCCGGTTACATGGGGCCACCGCCTGTCAGGACAGGCACAGCTGTCACTTCTTCCAGCTTTTACCCTGATGACCAGAGCGCGTATCACGCCCGTTCACCCGGCGGGCCGTCTCCTATCTCGCCATATGAACAACCTTATGGCGATTATTCTCAGGCCTATGGATCCCAACCACATTATATGCCAATTGGCACCGCAGTCTCACCGTCTGCCGAGGCCGGCCCGGCACCGTATCGTCACCCATCTCCAGCCATCACTCAGACACCTGGGATGGCACTATCCACGGATGGCGCCCGTCCGATACCTTATCGGCAACCATCTCCCGCCATCAACCAATCACCTATCAACAGGACGATGTCGCCTGCGAATGTAGCCCCTCCCTACAGAGCATTGACACCGGCAAACGCAAACCCAGCCTACAGGACAATGTCTCCTCCCACTCAAGAACCGGTGTACAGGGCGATGTCTCCCCCTAGCCATGAGGCGGCTTACCATGCGATGCCTCCCAGCCACGAGCCCGCATACCAGGCAATGCCTCCACCTGGTTCTGAGCCCACTTACAGGGCAATGCCTCCTTCGTTCAACGCCGAACCGGCTTGGAatacttctccttccattccttcgtcaccacctccgccatTCACATCAAGTCCCGCTCCGCACGAAACAGTACAAGACTCGGGCAGGCCCCCGACCTTGCTACAAAGTGGGCGAAAGCCCGTTCCCAATTCTTTCAGGGATGTATAA